A single window of Nocardioides kongjuensis DNA harbors:
- a CDS encoding ATP-binding protein produces the protein MEVDASLTRTLELLAEGVIEFAGFRVAAVSVLDAGLLHTVAVVGDDAAAAQLVDQRTPVELLERELAAADTWGALRFVPAERAGGHLDEHVWVPDVVPLQEPDAWRSRDLLCGLLHDPAGQLRGVLWVDLPADGRRPGAAQRSTLQMYVRLAERALVTALERDDLELRVEHEHAVAEYRRSIIDVLSHELRGTAAAIAHTVDSLRHEPGLGDVVTAGLEVVHGGTERLRSVVDDMAALAKLGRTDVPLRVLTTDLGHLAREAVALHGAEARRRGVTLDLEVLAGSTLRGDPEDLDRMVTNLVSNAVKYSEPGGRVLVRVAPGPSWVVLTVSDVGIGIDTADRDRVFEEFFRSRHRAVRRRPGAGLGLAIVRRVVTLHGGVVRVDSALGAGATFTVELPRAGVVPEVG, from the coding sequence GTGGAGGTCGACGCATCGCTGACCCGCACCCTCGAGCTCCTCGCCGAGGGTGTGATCGAGTTCGCCGGCTTCCGCGTGGCTGCCGTCAGCGTGCTCGATGCCGGCCTGCTGCACACGGTTGCCGTCGTCGGCGACGACGCCGCTGCCGCCCAGCTGGTCGACCAGCGCACCCCGGTCGAGCTCCTCGAGCGGGAGCTCGCGGCTGCTGACACCTGGGGTGCACTGCGCTTCGTCCCTGCCGAGCGCGCCGGGGGTCACCTCGACGAGCACGTGTGGGTCCCCGACGTCGTCCCGCTGCAGGAGCCGGACGCCTGGAGATCCCGGGACCTGCTCTGCGGGCTGCTCCACGACCCCGCGGGGCAGCTGCGGGGCGTGCTGTGGGTCGACCTGCCCGCCGACGGCCGCCGGCCCGGCGCCGCCCAGCGGTCGACGCTGCAGATGTACGTCCGGCTCGCCGAGCGCGCGCTCGTCACCGCGCTCGAGCGCGACGACCTCGAGCTGCGGGTCGAGCACGAGCACGCGGTCGCCGAGTACCGCCGCAGCATCATCGACGTGCTGTCCCACGAGCTGCGCGGGACGGCTGCCGCCATCGCCCACACCGTCGACTCGCTGCGCCACGAGCCGGGACTCGGCGACGTGGTGACGGCCGGTCTCGAGGTGGTGCACGGTGGCACGGAGCGGCTGCGGTCGGTCGTCGACGACATGGCGGCGCTCGCCAAGCTGGGCCGGACCGACGTACCGCTGCGGGTGCTCACCACCGACCTCGGTCACCTCGCGCGGGAGGCGGTCGCGCTGCACGGCGCGGAGGCGCGCCGCCGGGGCGTGACCCTCGACCTGGAGGTGCTGGCGGGCAGCACGCTGCGGGGCGACCCCGAGGACCTCGACCGGATGGTCACCAACCTGGTGTCCAACGCCGTCAAGTACTCCGAGCCCGGCGGTCGGGTCCTGGTCCGCGTCGCGCCGGGGCCGTCGTGGGTGGTGCTGACGGTCAGCGACGTCGGGATCGGGATCGACACGGCCGACCGGGACCGGGTGTTCGAGGAGTTCTTCCGCTCCCGCCATCGAGCCGTACGACGCCGCCCCGGGGCAGGCCTCGGCCTGGCGATCGTGCGCCGGGTCGTGACCCTGCACGGTGGCGTCGTCCGGGTGGACTCGGCGCTCGGTGCGGGCGCGACGTTCACGGTCGAGCTGCCCCGCGCGGGCGTCGTACCGGAGGTCGGCTGA
- a CDS encoding glycoside hydrolase family 65 protein: MNAPEGPSHKAPPADDPLDRSRFPVDEWRLVETRFDGSDLGTTESLFTVGNGYLGLRGNYSESRDAHLDGTFINGFHETWPISHAEEAYGFARIGQTIVNVPDPKVIRLYVDDEPLQVSVADLLEYERSLDFRTGVLSRDLLWRTPGGKRVRIRSTRMVPLEQRHLAVLTFEVTLLDQRASLAISSQLVNRQDEQREVAPLDQSGGGTADPRRAEEFDRRVLLPRIHEADAETGRLKLGYRAAQSGMTLGVVADHVLETASPYSMEVHAEDDLAKAIYRVAAEPGVPVRLTKLVSFHTAATVPPRELIDRCERTLARTREEGVAHQYEVQEAWLEGFWARADVEVPGHPELQQAIRWNLFSVLQASARAEGQGIAAKGVSGSGYGGHYFWDTEIYVMPFLTYTMPWAARNALRFRYNLLDSARSRARELSQKGALFPWRTISGQEASAYYAAGTAQYHIDADIAYALSQYVGATGDEEFLAREAVDIFVETARMWADLGFWRDETRRTFHIHGVTGPDEYTTVVNDNLYTNVLARFNLRRAARAVWELQRDDPDAYQDLVRRTGLSPDEADEWAECADGMSIPFDSFLGIHPQDAHFLEREMWDLENTPLDKRPLLLHYHPLVIYRFQVLKQADVVLALYLQGEDFTAEQKRADFEYYDPITTGDSTLSAVVQSIVAAEVGYSSLALRYFHSALFVDLADRHNNTADGVHVASTGGVWSALVGGFGGFRDRGSGAGDRQWQLDPRLPASWSSLVYRVTLHGTRVRVTVRPAELELCVEHGTEPVTFTVRDALVKVAPGDPVVVPLEHQGPVLDGEPPYPAGIQRADGTVISAIVPSGE, from the coding sequence ATGAACGCACCCGAGGGCCCGTCCCACAAGGCGCCCCCGGCCGACGACCCGCTCGACCGCAGCCGGTTCCCCGTCGACGAGTGGCGCCTGGTCGAGACCCGCTTCGACGGCAGCGACCTCGGCACGACCGAGTCGCTGTTCACCGTCGGCAACGGCTACCTCGGCCTGCGCGGCAACTACTCCGAGAGCCGCGACGCGCACCTGGACGGCACCTTCATCAACGGCTTCCACGAGACCTGGCCGATCTCGCACGCCGAGGAGGCCTACGGCTTCGCGCGGATCGGGCAGACGATCGTCAACGTGCCGGACCCGAAGGTGATCCGGCTCTACGTCGACGACGAGCCGCTGCAGGTCTCGGTCGCCGACCTCCTCGAGTACGAGCGCTCGCTGGACTTCCGCACCGGCGTGCTCAGCCGCGACCTGCTCTGGCGCACGCCCGGCGGCAAGCGGGTCCGCATCCGCAGCACCCGGATGGTGCCCCTGGAGCAACGCCACCTGGCGGTGCTGACCTTCGAGGTCACCCTCCTCGACCAGCGCGCCTCGCTGGCGATCTCCTCCCAGCTGGTCAACCGGCAAGACGAGCAGCGCGAGGTCGCCCCGCTCGACCAGAGCGGCGGCGGCACGGCGGACCCGCGGCGGGCCGAGGAGTTCGACCGCCGCGTGCTGCTGCCCCGCATCCACGAGGCCGACGCCGAGACGGGTCGGCTGAAGCTCGGCTACCGGGCGGCGCAGAGCGGGATGACGCTCGGGGTCGTCGCGGACCACGTGCTGGAGACGGCGTCGCCGTACTCGATGGAGGTGCACGCCGAGGACGACCTCGCCAAGGCGATCTACCGCGTCGCGGCCGAGCCGGGTGTGCCGGTGAGGCTGACCAAGCTGGTGTCCTTCCACACCGCGGCCACGGTGCCGCCGCGCGAGCTGATCGACCGCTGCGAGCGCACCCTGGCCCGCACCCGCGAGGAGGGCGTCGCCCACCAGTACGAGGTGCAGGAGGCCTGGCTCGAGGGCTTCTGGGCGCGTGCGGACGTCGAGGTGCCCGGCCACCCGGAGCTGCAGCAGGCGATCCGGTGGAACCTCTTCTCCGTCCTGCAGGCCTCGGCGCGCGCGGAGGGCCAGGGCATCGCGGCCAAGGGCGTGAGCGGGTCCGGGTACGGCGGCCACTACTTCTGGGACACCGAGATCTACGTGATGCCGTTCCTCACGTACACGATGCCGTGGGCGGCGCGCAACGCCCTGCGGTTCCGCTACAACCTCCTCGACAGCGCCCGTTCCCGCGCCCGCGAGCTGTCGCAGAAGGGCGCGCTCTTCCCGTGGCGCACGATCAGCGGCCAGGAGGCCTCGGCGTACTACGCCGCCGGCACCGCGCAGTACCACATCGACGCGGACATCGCCTACGCCCTGAGCCAGTACGTCGGCGCCACCGGCGACGAGGAGTTCCTGGCCCGCGAGGCGGTCGACATCTTCGTCGAGACCGCGCGGATGTGGGCCGACCTCGGCTTCTGGCGCGACGAGACCCGGCGGACCTTCCACATCCACGGCGTGACCGGGCCGGACGAGTACACGACCGTGGTCAACGACAACCTCTACACGAACGTGCTCGCGCGCTTCAACCTGCGTCGCGCCGCCCGCGCGGTGTGGGAGCTGCAGCGTGACGACCCGGACGCGTACCAGGACCTGGTGCGTCGTACCGGGCTGAGCCCCGACGAGGCCGACGAGTGGGCTGAGTGCGCCGACGGGATGTCGATCCCGTTCGACTCCTTCCTCGGCATCCACCCGCAGGACGCGCACTTCCTCGAGCGCGAGATGTGGGACCTGGAGAACACCCCGCTCGACAAGCGGCCGCTGCTGCTGCACTACCACCCGCTGGTGATCTACCGGTTCCAGGTCCTCAAGCAGGCCGACGTCGTGCTCGCCCTCTACCTGCAGGGCGAGGACTTCACGGCCGAGCAGAAGCGGGCCGACTTCGAGTACTACGACCCGATCACGACCGGTGACTCCACCCTGTCCGCGGTGGTGCAGTCGATCGTCGCCGCCGAGGTGGGCTACTCCTCGCTCGCGCTGCGCTACTTCCACTCCGCGCTCTTCGTCGACCTCGCCGACCGGCACAACAACACCGCCGACGGCGTCCACGTCGCCTCGACCGGCGGTGTGTGGAGCGCGCTGGTCGGCGGCTTCGGCGGCTTCCGCGACCGCGGCTCCGGGGCCGGCGACCGGCAGTGGCAGCTGGACCCGCGGTTGCCGGCATCGTGGTCGTCGCTGGTCTACCGGGTGACACTGCACGGCACCCGGGTGCGGGTGACGGTCCGGCCGGCCGAGCTCGAGCTGTGCGTCGAGCACGGCACCGAACCGGTCACGTTCACGGTGCGCGACGCCTTGGTCAAGGTCGCTCCGGGCGATCCGGTCGTCGTCCCGCTCGAGCACCAGGGCCCGGTGCTCGACGGCGAGCCGCCCTACCCCGCCGGGATCCAGCGCGCCGACGGGACGGTGATCTCGGCGATCGTACCGAGCGGGGAGTGA
- a CDS encoding cytochrome P450 translates to MRIPLFDSLLRPVLDPVLGPAKQRIGIWLLNRTMRNGIDLRKLRFLPDAFTLPLRRDGLDPVPELAKVQADEPVKKLADLFGKGVWLVSGYDEAREVLAGGAEVWSNDLGQFVSQEGRSDEEQIGGLGMTDPPLHTALRRYLTPEFTMRRLARLQPGIEAIVQQRLDAMAEAGRDGRAVDMVEEFAFAVPFDVICDLLGLPVDDRARFLELGVARFDLTEGGAGAFGAAAHTREFLINAVREQRANPGDGLIGALLEEHGDELDDVTLGGIADGVFLGGYETSASMLALGAYLIATTPKAGEMLRSEDAEQVNQVVEELLRHLCVVQLAFLRFAKQDVEIGGVQIKEGDAVGVSLLAANRDPRLAAGLDRFDPTREPTRHLAFGWGMHRCVGAELARMELRTALRMLAERFPDLAMAADISELDFRKLSAVYGVEALPVLTGGDRVAEPA, encoded by the coding sequence ATGCGCATCCCCCTCTTCGACTCGCTGCTCCGGCCTGTCCTGGACCCCGTGCTCGGTCCCGCCAAGCAGCGGATCGGCATCTGGCTGCTCAACCGGACCATGCGCAACGGGATCGACCTGCGCAAGCTGCGCTTCCTGCCCGACGCCTTCACGCTGCCGCTGCGCCGCGACGGGCTGGACCCGGTGCCCGAGCTCGCGAAGGTGCAGGCCGACGAGCCGGTCAAGAAGCTCGCCGACCTGTTCGGCAAGGGCGTGTGGCTGGTGAGCGGGTACGACGAGGCGCGCGAGGTGCTCGCCGGTGGTGCGGAGGTCTGGTCCAACGACCTCGGCCAGTTCGTGTCCCAGGAGGGGCGTTCCGACGAGGAGCAGATCGGCGGCCTCGGCATGACCGACCCGCCGCTGCACACCGCCCTGCGGCGCTACCTGACCCCGGAGTTCACGATGCGCCGGCTCGCGCGGCTGCAGCCCGGCATCGAGGCGATCGTGCAGCAGCGGCTGGACGCGATGGCCGAGGCCGGTCGCGACGGGCGTGCGGTCGACATGGTCGAGGAGTTCGCGTTCGCCGTACCGTTCGACGTCATCTGCGACCTGCTCGGCCTCCCCGTCGACGACCGGGCCCGGTTCCTGGAGCTCGGCGTGGCGCGCTTCGACCTCACCGAGGGCGGCGCCGGCGCGTTCGGCGCGGCCGCGCACACCCGCGAGTTCCTCATCAACGCCGTGCGCGAGCAGCGGGCGAACCCGGGCGACGGCCTGATCGGCGCGCTGCTCGAGGAGCACGGCGACGAGCTCGACGACGTCACGCTCGGCGGCATCGCCGACGGCGTCTTCCTCGGCGGCTACGAGACCTCCGCGTCGATGCTCGCGCTGGGTGCCTACCTGATCGCGACCACCCCGAAGGCCGGCGAGATGCTGCGCTCGGAGGACGCCGAGCAGGTCAACCAGGTCGTCGAGGAGCTGCTGCGCCACCTGTGCGTCGTCCAGCTCGCGTTCCTGCGCTTCGCCAAGCAGGACGTCGAGATCGGCGGCGTGCAGATCAAGGAGGGGGACGCGGTGGGCGTCTCCCTGCTCGCGGCCAACCGCGACCCGCGGCTCGCGGCCGGCCTCGACCGGTTCGACCCGACCCGCGAGCCGACCCGGCACCTGGCCTTCGGCTGGGGCATGCACCGCTGCGTCGGTGCCGAGCTCGCGCGGATGGAGCTGCGCACGGCGCTGCGGATGCTGGCCGAGCGGTTCCCGGACCTGGCCATGGCCGCGGACATCTCCGAGCTCGACTTCCGCAAGCTGTCGGCGGTCTACGGCGTCGAGGCGCTCCCGGTGCTGACCGGCGGCGACCGGGTGGCCGAGCCCGCCTGA
- a CDS encoding response regulator gives MVRSPFRIVIVEDHALFAQSLDFALTREGHDVRVLTPDDFATSGALLARVRELRPRVVLLDLELGPLGDGRLFIAPLARAGVQVIVLTATTDRVRWGECLAVGARRVLSKAGTLDGVLAAITALAQGGPLMDETERAELIALARANGEEHRAIRTRFERLTPREAVVLGHLMRGETVHDVAATFVVSESTVRTQVKRILGKLEVSSQLAAVGLANRIGWHPPAA, from the coding sequence ATGGTGCGCAGCCCGTTCCGGATCGTGATCGTCGAGGACCACGCGCTCTTCGCTCAGTCGCTGGACTTCGCGCTCACCCGCGAGGGCCACGACGTCCGGGTCCTCACGCCCGACGACTTCGCCACCTCGGGCGCGCTCCTGGCCCGGGTCCGCGAGCTGCGGCCACGGGTCGTGCTGCTCGACCTCGAGCTCGGGCCGCTCGGCGACGGCCGCCTGTTCATCGCCCCGCTCGCCCGGGCCGGCGTCCAGGTGATCGTCCTGACCGCGACGACGGACCGGGTGCGGTGGGGGGAGTGCCTGGCGGTCGGCGCGCGGCGGGTGCTGTCGAAGGCCGGGACCCTGGACGGCGTGCTCGCCGCGATCACCGCCCTGGCCCAGGGCGGCCCGCTCATGGACGAGACCGAGCGCGCCGAGCTGATCGCCCTCGCCCGCGCCAACGGCGAGGAGCACCGGGCGATCAGGACCCGGTTCGAACGGCTCACCCCCCGCGAGGCCGTCGTGCTCGGTCACCTGATGCGCGGCGAGACCGTCCACGACGTGGCGGCCACCTTCGTCGTGTCCGAGAGCACCGTGCGGACCCAGGTGAAGCGGATCCTGGGCAAGCTGGAGGTCTCCTCCCAGCTCGCCGCCGTCGGGCTGGCGAACCGGATCGGGTGGCATCCGCCGGCTGCATGA
- a CDS encoding HAD-IA family hydrolase, whose product MPRTLVDWDAWDAVLFDLDGVVTPTAEVHMHAWSAMFTSFLTARSAADGVAYPPYSEQDYFTYVDGKPRYDGVRSFLASRGIVLPEGSPDDPPTAETVCGLGNRKNEAFNQILASEGVVAYPGSVALIVALHEAGTPMAVVSSSRNAPAVVAAAGLTDYFATIMHGGLAAELGLPGKPAPDTFAHAAATLGATNARSVVLEDAINGVAAGHAGGFGLVIGVDRGAGEDALRAAGAQLVVPDLADLVPEEDA is encoded by the coding sequence GTGCCTCGGACACTGGTGGACTGGGATGCCTGGGATGCGGTGCTCTTCGACCTCGACGGGGTGGTGACCCCGACCGCCGAGGTGCACATGCACGCGTGGTCGGCGATGTTCACGTCGTTCCTGACCGCGCGCTCGGCGGCGGACGGCGTCGCGTACCCGCCGTACTCGGAGCAGGACTACTTCACCTACGTCGACGGCAAGCCCCGCTACGACGGGGTCCGCTCGTTCCTCGCCTCGCGCGGGATCGTCCTGCCCGAGGGCTCGCCGGACGACCCGCCGACAGCCGAGACGGTGTGCGGGCTGGGCAACCGGAAGAACGAGGCGTTCAACCAGATCCTCGCTTCGGAGGGGGTCGTGGCCTACCCGGGCTCGGTGGCGTTGATCGTCGCGCTGCACGAGGCGGGTACGCCGATGGCGGTCGTGTCGTCCTCGCGCAACGCACCCGCGGTGGTCGCCGCGGCCGGGCTCACCGACTACTTCGCCACGATCATGCACGGTGGCCTGGCCGCGGAGCTGGGCCTGCCGGGCAAGCCGGCGCCGGACACCTTCGCCCACGCCGCGGCGACCCTCGGTGCGACCAACGCCCGTTCGGTCGTGCTCGAGGACGCGATCAACGGGGTCGCGGCGGGGCACGCGGGCGGCTTCGGGCTCGTGATCGGCGTGGACCGCGGCGCGGGCGAGGACGCCCTGCGTGCGGCCGGCGCGCAGCTCGTCGTACCCGACCTGGCGGACCTGGTCCCCGAGGAGGACGCATGA